The Xenopus tropicalis strain Nigerian chromosome 2, UCB_Xtro_10.0, whole genome shotgun sequence genome window below encodes:
- the pimreg gene encoding protein PIMREG isoform X3 — MSSILQSVGWRNHSILENLDELDSPKPDKFKKMPSSSSLNTLRMTLRKRMPLKEVKININNMPNWDTMPAMKKQRSLTSVTVSARSVFGAMSQKITKTKQNKTQYLLASPEQVKASKRLNRTPGSGKKGSTPKKCNTPKNCGTPRRSHYRLKEDASPSVRFTPKSSKISPHSSRRAGSAQWKSFSNFVGKDKLPLRRSSRAAALRSPYSSPVAVGKRRQFDKDLEAISTGIRQLKRLSRVFDDAILKEERKEAILNYHSLMANNLHCAGRSRPTLRRSTGRFQHTLGGWTEMALTSIGNIGAR; from the exons ATGTCGTCCATTTTGCAAAGTGTTGGGTGGAGGAACCACAGTATTCTGGAGAATCTAGATGAACTAGATAGTCCCAAACCTGACAAATTCAAGAAGATGCCCTCATCCAGTTCTCTAAACACGCTGCGTATGACCCTGAGAAAGCGAATGCCTCTGAAAGAGGTGAAAATCAACATTAACAACATGCCAAACTGGGACACTATGCCTGCAATGAAAAAGCAACGCTCTCTGACGTCCGTGACTGTCTCAGCAAGAAGTGTGTTTGGAGCAATGTCACAG aaaataacaaaaactaaacaaaacaaaacccaaTACTTACTGGCCTCTCCAGAGCAAGTGAAAGCCTCAAAAAGACTGAACCGTACACCTGGGAGTGGCAAGAAGGGCAGCACGCCAAAGAAATGTAACACGCCAAAGAACTGTGGCACACCAAGACGTTCCCATTACAGGCTGAAAGAGGATGCCAGCCCCAGTGTCAGGTTCACCCCGAAATCCAGCAAGATCTCTCCCCACTCAAGCAGGAGGGCAGGCAGTGCACAGTGGAAAAGCTTTTCCAACTTTGTGGGAAAAGATAAACTGCCACTAAGGAGGTCTTCCAGAGCTGCAGCATTAAGGAGCCCATATTCCTCGCCAGTTGCTGTTGGCAAGAGAAG gcaatTTGACAAAGACCTTGAAGCTATCTCCACAGGAATCCGGCAGCTCAAACGTCTCTCTAGGGTTTTTGATGATGCCATTTTGAAGGAAGAAAG AAAAGAAGCCATTTTGAACTATCACAGTTTAATGGCTAATAATTTGCATTGTGCGGGTCGCTCTCGGCCGACTTTGAGAAGAAGCACCGGGAGATTTCAGCATACGCTTGGAGGCTGGACAGAAATGGCTTTAACCAGTATTGGCAACATTGGTGCCCgataa
- the pimreg gene encoding protein FAM64A gives MSSILQSVGWRNHSILENLDELDSPKPDKFKKMPSSSSLNTLRMTLRKRMPLKEVKININNMPNWDTMPAMKKQRSLTSVTVSARSVFGAMSQKITKTKQNKTQYLLASPEQVKASKRLNRTPGSGKKGSTPKKCNTPKNCGTPRRSHYRLKEDASPSVRFTPKSSKISPHSSRRAGSAQWKSFSNFVGKDKLPLRRSSRAAALRSPYSSPVAVGKRRQFDKDLEAISTGIRQLKRLSRVFDDAILKEESDMSLLLIDN, from the exons ATGTCGTCCATTTTGCAAAGTGTTGGGTGGAGGAACCACAGTATTCTGGAGAATCTAGATGAACTAGATAGTCCCAAACCTGACAAATTCAAGAAGATGCCCTCATCCAGTTCTCTAAACACGCTGCGTATGACCCTGAGAAAGCGAATGCCTCTGAAAGAGGTGAAAATCAACATTAACAACATGCCAAACTGGGACACTATGCCTGCAATGAAAAAGCAACGCTCTCTGACGTCCGTGACTGTCTCAGCAAGAAGTGTGTTTGGAGCAATGTCACAG aaaataacaaaaactaaacaaaacaaaacccaaTACTTACTGGCCTCTCCAGAGCAAGTGAAAGCCTCAAAAAGACTGAACCGTACACCTGGGAGTGGCAAGAAGGGCAGCACGCCAAAGAAATGTAACACGCCAAAGAACTGTGGCACACCAAGACGTTCCCATTACAGGCTGAAAGAGGATGCCAGCCCCAGTGTCAGGTTCACCCCGAAATCCAGCAAGATCTCTCCCCACTCAAGCAGGAGGGCAGGCAGTGCACAGTGGAAAAGCTTTTCCAACTTTGTGGGAAAAGATAAACTGCCACTAAGGAGGTCTTCCAGAGCTGCAGCATTAAGGAGCCCATATTCCTCGCCAGTTGCTGTTGGCAAGAGAAG gcaatTTGACAAAGACCTTGAAGCTATCTCCACAGGAATCCGGCAGCTCAAACGTCTCTCTAGGGTTTTTGATGATGCCATTTTGAAGGAAGAAAG CGACATGTCACTTCTTCTCATTGATAACTGA